The following coding sequences are from one Nicotiana tomentosiformis chromosome 3, ASM39032v3, whole genome shotgun sequence window:
- the LOC104102168 gene encoding large ribosomal subunit protein uL10, whose product MAPKATKAEKKIAYDSKMCQLLDEYTQVLVAAADNVGSKQLQNIRKGLRGDSIVLMGKNTMMKRTIRVHAEKTGNNTILNLIPLLVGNVGLIFTKGDLKEVSEEVAKYKVGAPARVGLVAPVDVVVPPGNTGLDPSQTSFFQVLNIPTKINKGTVEIITPVELIKKGDKVGSSEAALLAKLGIRPFSYGLVVLSVYDNGSVFSPEVLDLTEDDLIEKFAMGVSMVTSLSLAISYPTLAAAPHMFTNAYKNVLAIAVETDYSFPLADKVKEYLEDPSKFAAVVAAPVAAAGSGAAPAAAKEEEKEEPAEVSDDDMGFSLFD is encoded by the exons ATGGCACCCAAAGCAACTAAGGCCGAGAAGAAGATCGCTTATGACTCAAAGATGTGCCAACTTTTGGATGAGTACACTCAGGTGCTCGTGGCTGCGGCTGATAACGTTGGATCCAAACAGCTTCAGAACATTAGGAAGGGTTTGAGAGGTGACTCCATTGTTCTCATGGGAAAGAACACTATGATGAAGAGGACTATTCGAGTCCACGCTGAAAAAACCGGCAACAACACCATCCTCAATCTCATTCCACTCCTTGTT GGTAATGTGGGATTGATCTTCACGAAGGGTGACTTGAAGGAAGTGAGCGAGGAAGTTGCAAAGTACAAG GTTGGAGCACCTGCTCGTGTTGGTTTGGTGGCACCAGTTGATGTTGTTGTTCCTCCTGGCAACACTGGTCTGGATCCCTCTCAGACATCTTTCTTTCAG GTGCTCAACATTCCCACCAAGATTAACAAGGGTACTGTTGAAATTATCACCCCTGTGGAGCTCATCAAGAAGGGTGACAAAGTGGGTTCCTCTGAAGCTGCTCTGCTTGCCAAACTTGGAATCAGGCCCTTCTCATATGGTCTTGTTGTTCTCTCTGTTTATGACAATGGATCTGTCTTCAGTCCTGAGGTTCTTGACCTGACTGAGGATGATCTCATTGAAAAGTTTGCTATGGGAGTTTCTATGGTTACCTCCTTGTCATTGGCCATTTCTTACCCAACTTTGGCTGCTGCACCACACATGTTCACCAATGCCTACAAGAATGTCTTGGCCATTGCTGTTGAGACAGACTATTCTTTCCCTCTGGCTGACAAAGTGAAGGAATACCTGGAG GATCCTAGCAAGTTTGCCGCTGTTGTTGCTGCTCCTGTTGCAGCTGCTGGGTCTGGTGCTGCTCCTGCTGCTGCcaaggaggaggagaaggaggagcCTGCGGAAGTGTCTGATGATGACATGGGTTTCAGCTTGTTTGATTAA